A genomic region of Trichothermofontia sichuanensis B231 contains the following coding sequences:
- a CDS encoding tetratricopeptide repeat protein: MSDTPAQRVASYNRQLYQAIKLAFRLPLRRQLLIAVCDDLALRNRIAARLQAELAAGTPPTDSVLRGVSPGATPGGSPSGNREAVPLKNQAGPSYARFVSLGLNLNNPNPLLQIAQWVNQNPPPLSPQGTRLPLPHFQILGIERLTRQPLAVQRLFLSYLQGAEEQLARLESGLLLWVSRPWCRSIQQSAPAFWKWRSGVFEFIGDPTVAFPIRDQPEMVLLDNLNEAIASRQGNPAVAFSSQIWDILRQDLAQLDQATLPGGEPPEANLQLLYQFTRQLSVLLAQAMPQVNFDTHVLSATPVSLTQGEDPSAPAASWPASQLAKAPAPRPPQPSPAPGLQRDPPHPPQREREKVPIAPASGARVPVGVVPAGPRRLAAVPLEHRDSPSSCDLSAGESPAATAAIATMPEATQAVVTAPPTAPRSHVPPALTELVLAIATQPTSQEDVLPPHSHALQLLHHLEHLHEQQELPRVLVAAYLELGNFYRDRLEQGEVTQANLQAAILAYEQVLAWLDEDSTLWSDVLNDLGNFHWMLARHAREPAAIVAYLEQGIRLYRQALASTHPRSQPQTLAMIQNNLGTAYADLARYQEPAQHLQQAIAAYQAALTYRQAETEPLKYAATQNNLGTAYWNLAQYERPTIHLQAAIAAYTEALQYHNLERDPLGYAMIQNNLGTAYWNLAQHEQPQAFLSLAISAYQVALLYRTPEAAPAAHAATLNNLGTAYWHLANHTPSDAEARLSYLRQSIATYERAIAATEQLQQQSPNAGLAFDRYATHNNLGLAHFQLATDPQAELDASAKSQHLEAALVQHLIALRGWEGKPDLYQAAFSYVVQTVRAFYQECGLAGQNLALSHIPAHLLPQLLPRL, translated from the coding sequence GTGAGCGATACCCCTGCCCAACGTGTAGCCAGTTATAACCGCCAACTTTATCAAGCCATTAAGCTGGCCTTCCGTTTGCCGCTGCGTCGTCAGTTGCTCATTGCGGTGTGCGATGATTTGGCCCTGCGGAACCGGATCGCCGCCCGGTTGCAGGCAGAACTGGCCGCAGGTACCCCTCCCACTGACTCTGTTCTACGTGGCGTCTCTCCTGGCGCAACTCCTGGCGGATCTCCGTCTGGGAACCGTGAGGCAGTTCCCCTGAAGAATCAAGCGGGTCCCAGCTATGCCCGTTTCGTCAGCTTGGGACTTAACCTGAATAATCCCAATCCCCTGCTTCAGATTGCCCAGTGGGTGAACCAAAACCCACCCCCCCTGTCGCCGCAAGGCACCCGCCTCCCCCTGCCCCACTTCCAAATCTTGGGGATTGAGCGGTTGACGCGCCAACCCCTAGCGGTGCAACGGCTGTTTCTAAGTTATCTGCAAGGGGCGGAGGAGCAATTGGCTAGGCTGGAGTCAGGTTTGTTACTGTGGGTGTCACGGCCCTGGTGTCGATCGATCCAGCAGTCGGCGCCAGCGTTTTGGAAATGGCGGAGTGGGGTTTTTGAGTTTATTGGTGACCCCACGGTAGCCTTCCCAATTAGGGACCAACCAGAGATGGTACTGCTAGATAACCTGAATGAGGCGATCGCCTCCCGGCAGGGGAACCCGGCAGTAGCCTTCTCTAGCCAGATTTGGGACATTCTGAGGCAGGATTTGGCGCAGTTAGATCAGGCGACGCTACCGGGCGGCGAGCCACCAGAGGCAAATTTGCAGTTGTTGTATCAGTTCACCCGCCAATTATCGGTTTTGCTAGCCCAGGCGATGCCTCAAGTAAACTTTGATACGCATGTTCTATCGGCGACACCCGTCTCTCTGACCCAAGGGGAGGACCCGTCAGCCCCGGCGGCCTCCTGGCCTGCATCCCAACTTGCGAAAGCACCTGCCCCTAGGCCACCGCAGCCATCGCCTGCGCCTGGCTTGCAACGGGACCCCCCCCATCCACCCCAACGGGAACGGGAGAAGGTACCGATCGCGCCGGCATCGGGGGCGAGGGTACCGGTGGGGGTGGTGCCAGCAGGTCCCCGCCGGCTAGCAGCCGTTCCCCTTGAGCACAGAGATTCCCCCAGTTCGTGCGATCTCTCGGCAGGCGAATCGCCCGCAGCTACAGCCGCTATTGCAACGATGCCCGAGGCGACCCAGGCGGTGGTGACTGCTCCCCCGACCGCCCCACGCAGCCATGTGCCCCCTGCGTTAACGGAGTTGGTGTTGGCGATTGCCACCCAGCCCACTAGCCAGGAAGATGTGCTACCGCCCCATTCCCATGCATTGCAATTGCTACACCACCTCGAGCATCTGCATGAGCAGCAGGAATTACCCAGGGTGTTGGTGGCGGCTTATCTGGAATTAGGGAACTTCTATCGCGATCGTCTGGAGCAGGGGGAGGTCACCCAGGCCAATTTACAGGCTGCAATTCTGGCCTACGAGCAGGTGTTGGCCTGGTTGGATGAGGATTCGACCCTCTGGTCGGATGTGTTGAATGATCTGGGGAATTTCCACTGGATGTTGGCGCGTCATGCTCGTGAACCTGCGGCGATCGTGGCTTATCTGGAGCAGGGGATTCGTCTTTATCGGCAGGCTCTGGCCAGCACCCATCCGCGCTCGCAGCCCCAGACACTGGCCATGATCCAGAACAATCTGGGGACGGCCTATGCGGATTTAGCCCGTTATCAAGAACCAGCCCAGCACCTCCAACAGGCGATCGCAGCCTATCAAGCCGCCCTAACCTACCGGCAGGCGGAGACGGAACCGTTGAAGTATGCAGCGACGCAAAATAATCTGGGCACCGCCTACTGGAACTTGGCCCAATATGAACGGCCTACGATCCATCTGCAGGCGGCGATCGCGGCCTATACAGAAGCATTGCAATATCACAATCTGGAGCGCGATCCGTTGGGCTATGCCATGATCCAGAATAATTTGGGGACGGCATATTGGAATCTGGCCCAGCATGAACAACCCCAGGCATTTCTCAGTTTGGCGATTAGTGCCTATCAGGTTGCCCTACTCTATCGCACACCGGAAGCGGCCCCGGCAGCCCATGCGGCGACGCTCAATAACCTGGGAACAGCCTATTGGCATCTGGCAAATCATACGCCAAGTGATGCCGAGGCGCGGTTGAGTTATCTGCGTCAGAGTATTGCAACCTATGAGCGCGCGATCGCGGCCACGGAACAGTTACAACAACAGTCACCCAATGCGGGACTGGCGTTCGATCGCTATGCGACCCACAACAATCTGGGGTTAGCCCATTTCCAACTGGCAACCGATCCGCAAGCCGAGCTAGACGCCTCGGCGAAGTCGCAACATCTGGAAGCAGCACTGGTGCAGCACCTGATAGCGCTCCGAGGTTGGGAGGGAAAACCGGACTTGTATCAGGCAGCATTTAGCTATGTGGTACAAACAGTGCGAGCATTTTACCAAGAATGCGGGTTAGCAGGACAAAATTTGGCCCTTTCCCATATTCCGGCTCACCTATTGCCCCAGTTGTTGCCCCGGTTATAA
- the typA gene encoding translational GTPase TypA — protein MSLPIRNVAIIAHVDHGKTTLVDALLKQSGIFREGEAVPDCVMDSNDLERERGITILAKNTAVRYGDTLINIVDTPGHADFGGEVERVLGMVDGCLLIVDANEGPMPQTRFVLKKALEKGLRPIVVVNKIDRPQADPYGAIDKVLDLFIELGADEDQCDFPYLFASGLAGYAKADLEDESQDMRPLFDAIVQHVPPPIGDPNKPLQLQVTTLDYSDYLGRIVIGRIHNGTIATGQQAALVTESGAIVKARITKLMGFEGLKRVELDSASAGNIVAVAGFAEANIGETITCPNEPQALPLIKVDEPTLQMTFSVNDSPFAGQEGTFVTSRQVRDRLMRELETNVALRVEETDSPDRFLVSGRGELHLGILIETMRREGYEFQVSQPQVIYREVNGQPCEPFEYLVLDVPENAVGSCIERLGQRRGEMQDMRVGINNRTQLEFVIPARGLIGFRGEFMRMTRGEGIMNHSFLDYRPFSGDIETRRNGVIIAFEEGVATFYALKNAEDRGVFFITPGTKVYKGMIVGEHNRPQDLELNVCKTKQLTNFRSSTGDELVQLQAPVDMSLERALEYIGPDELLEITPESIRLRKVTKKLVKR, from the coding sequence ATGTCCCTGCCCATTCGTAACGTCGCCATTATCGCCCACGTTGACCACGGCAAAACCACCCTGGTTGATGCCCTGCTTAAACAATCCGGCATTTTCCGTGAAGGCGAGGCTGTCCCCGATTGCGTTATGGACTCCAACGACCTAGAGCGCGAGCGGGGGATTACTATTCTGGCTAAAAATACCGCCGTCCGCTATGGCGATACTTTGATCAATATTGTTGATACCCCCGGCCACGCTGACTTTGGGGGTGAAGTAGAGCGCGTTCTGGGCATGGTCGATGGGTGCCTGCTGATCGTCGATGCCAACGAAGGGCCAATGCCCCAAACCCGCTTTGTCCTTAAAAAAGCCCTGGAAAAAGGCTTGCGCCCGATCGTGGTCGTCAACAAAATCGATCGTCCCCAGGCTGATCCCTACGGCGCGATCGATAAAGTATTAGACCTGTTTATTGAACTGGGTGCCGACGAAGACCAGTGCGACTTCCCCTACCTGTTTGCGTCTGGTCTTGCCGGCTACGCCAAAGCTGACCTAGAGGACGAAAGCCAGGATATGCGACCCCTCTTCGACGCGATCGTCCAGCACGTTCCACCCCCGATCGGTGATCCGAACAAACCCCTCCAGTTGCAAGTCACCACCCTGGACTACTCCGACTACCTGGGTCGGATCGTCATTGGTCGCATTCACAACGGCACGATCGCCACCGGCCAACAGGCTGCCTTAGTGACCGAAAGTGGCGCGATCGTCAAAGCACGCATCACCAAACTCATGGGCTTTGAGGGCCTCAAGCGGGTTGAACTGGATAGCGCCAGTGCTGGGAATATCGTCGCTGTTGCAGGGTTTGCCGAGGCCAACATTGGGGAAACCATCACCTGTCCCAACGAACCCCAGGCTCTCCCCTTGATCAAGGTCGATGAACCCACCTTGCAGATGACCTTCTCGGTCAATGATTCCCCCTTTGCCGGTCAGGAAGGGACATTTGTGACTTCGCGGCAGGTCCGCGATCGCCTGATGCGGGAACTGGAAACCAACGTCGCCCTGCGGGTCGAAGAAACCGATTCGCCCGATCGCTTCCTCGTCTCCGGTCGGGGTGAATTGCATCTGGGGATTTTGATTGAAACCATGCGGCGGGAAGGCTACGAATTTCAGGTTTCCCAACCGCAGGTGATCTACCGCGAAGTCAATGGCCAGCCCTGCGAACCCTTTGAATATTTAGTGCTCGATGTCCCCGAAAATGCCGTTGGTAGTTGTATCGAACGGCTGGGGCAGCGGCGCGGTGAAATGCAGGATATGCGCGTGGGCATTAACAATCGGACTCAACTTGAATTTGTTATCCCAGCCCGTGGCTTAATTGGCTTCCGGGGTGAATTCATGCGCATGACCCGTGGCGAAGGCATCATGAACCACAGTTTCCTGGACTATCGGCCCTTCAGCGGCGATATCGAAACCCGCCGCAACGGGGTGATCATTGCCTTTGAGGAAGGCGTTGCCACCTTCTACGCCTTGAAAAACGCTGAAGATCGCGGCGTTTTCTTTATTACACCCGGCACCAAGGTCTACAAGGGCATGATTGTCGGTGAACACAACCGGCCCCAGGATCTGGAGCTGAACGTGTGTAAAACCAAGCAATTAACCAACTTCCGGTCTTCCACTGGGGACGAATTGGTGCAATTACAAGCCCCTGTCGATATGAGCCTCGAACGTGCGCTGGAATACATTGGTCCTGATGAGTTGCTAGAAATTACCCCAGAGTCAATTCGGTTACGCAAAGTCACGAAGAAGTTGGTAAAACGCTAG